CCCAGAACAACTTATGCGCCTCCGGCGACCTCAATTGATAGCCCAACAGTACGACGCCGTCATCCGCCACCAACCTCTCCATCGCTTTAATCAACGGAGCCACCGTCTCTTCCAGGTACACCACATCCGTCGCAATCACGAAATCGAACGGCGGCTTCAGCGATTTCACCTGCTCCTCGTTCCCCCAGTACAACTGCGCAGTCTTTAGGGTTTTCTTCAACGCTGGTTTGTTGCGCTTCAGATTGTGCTTCAACGCCGGCATGACGGGAGCTATATCGGTCAGAACCACGTCATGGAGGCCAAGCAAGTAGAGCCCCATGGCGGCGGCCCCGCAGCCGGCGCCAAGCTCGATCGCCCGCTTGCTGGCGAAGTTTAAGAGGTCGGCGTAGGGGTTGTCAGCGGCGCATCTCAGCGGGTCCCACCGCTCAGCGAACTTGACGAGGAGTAAAGAGCAAGGCCAGACGGAGGTGCCGACGTGCATCGAGCCGTTGTCCTGCTGGATTGAGAGGCGCGTGTCGCGCACGGACAGCTCGATCACAGGCGAGTCTgtgaatttcattttctttcttttcttcttttttttaaaattttactaatttctttatttcctcACAAAGAGGAAGAGAGTTCTGATTTCTGGGTCCGATAGATGTTCATTTGTGAGGACTTTGGAATTCGGGTGGGGCTCCATTGGTGATGGTTCGGCTAGGCCCATTGGGTAATTGGGTCCAAGCTTATTTAATCCTCCATCATTATGAGcctttttgtttagatctAGCATAgtttttaagattaattacacttaaactccctccaaaattttaaaattatatttttttctaaaaaaaatttagaattatacttacaccccttttcaaattctttatttacacCTGAACCCCTTTTGTTAAgatttggattaaaaattcCGATGttaggggaaaaaaaacaaaagcataaattttcaattgtaccccttatttaatatttttatataataattttgtactaatcaagaaaaaaaggaataatatTAACCtctttccatatatataatatttatccatttataaaaatacaaaaatatacataaaaatgttaaatgaggtataaaactgaattttttttcttacactAGCATTTTGAGTCCAAACCTTAACGAAAGGAGGTTGGTGTAAACCATGAATTTTGAAGGGGGTGTAAATGtagtttcaaaaatttttttggaaggaagtgtaatttaacattttagaggggtctaagtgtaattaaccataatttttatgaaaattatgaaatatatagcATGATCATTGAAAGgtacttttcattttcatccatgTGTTTACAAATTAATTGCAAGATCGTCtgtacattttttatttttgcaatgtCATCCCTCCGGCTACATTGTGGCCATACTTCCCTCTAAATTT
This genomic stretch from Sesamum indicum cultivar Zhongzhi No. 13 linkage group LG16, S_indicum_v1.0, whole genome shotgun sequence harbors:
- the LOC105178470 gene encoding protein-lysine methyltransferase METTL21D; the encoded protein is MKFTDSPVIELSVRDTRLSIQQDNGSMHVGTSVWPCSLLLVKFAERWDPLRCAADNPYADLLNFASKRAIELGAGCGAAAMGLYLLGLHDVVLTDIAPVMPALKHNLKRNKPALKKTLKTAQLYWGNEEQVKSLKPPFDFVIATDVVYLEETVAPLIKAMERLVADDGVVLLGYQLRSPEAHKLFWEMCPEVFEVQRIPHEHLHPEYAYEETDVYVFRKKKKEGEQNS